From the bacterium genome, one window contains:
- a CDS encoding 3-isopropylmalate dehydratase small subunit gives MIKGKVWKFGDDVNTDVIYPGKYLSITADPVEMAKHSFETVHPNFIKEAKPGDIVIGGKFFGCGSSREQAVTCLKHFGIKAIVAESFARIYYRNAINLGLPILVCKGISSKVNQGDIVDIEFETGKIKNTTTGEEMQATPLPAFIMEIINTGGLIPYLRQTAKK, from the coding sequence ATGATAAAAGGTAAAGTCTGGAAGTTTGGTGATGATGTAAATACGGATGTAATATACCCGGGGAAGTATCTTTCCATAACTGCCGACCCGGTAGAGATGGCAAAACATTCTTTTGAAACGGTGCATCCTAATTTTATTAAAGAAGCAAAACCCGGCGATATCGTTATTGGCGGCAAGTTTTTTGGCTGCGGGTCATCCCGGGAACAGGCGGTTACCTGTCTCAAACACTTTGGAATTAAAGCAATCGTTGCAGAATCATTTGCAAGAATTTATTACCGCAATGCAATAAATCTTGGACTGCCGATTCTTGTTTGCAAGGGAATATCCAGCAAGGTTAACCAAGGGGATATTGTTGACATAGAATTTGAAACGGGAAAAATAAAAAACACGACTACCGGCGAAGAAATGCAGGCGACTCCTTTACCCGCTTTTATAATGGAAATTATAAATACGGGCGGACTAATTCCCTACTTACGCCAAACCGCTAAAAAATAA
- the mfd gene encoding transcription-repair coupling factor, which yields MSALTDITNIVLKSPAFIHAATQATVSGLQGGLKSLFISYLASRHNAVAVITHSPDELTEDILCWCKNNPKFNALKIYNLSDEFALQSAIPALLDTPPMSIFVTAPRNDLPSPDTLRQSLINCDLDKFPDINGKSLSMMEFSNKLAEFGFTFVDTVNNPTEFVKRGGIIDLWPGGTIYPVRLEFTGDAITSIREFDPLRQVSISKLQKLIISPLNISDGNNESPQTDERANCNGRLNESPLQREKEEWSRPFPTDEDGKQINKRANSKPLRKEKECATTREDKTKASSGNIMQYFKSPDILIVFDGISDNKEPVPNKTVYIGDGISVGSLSTYNGNFDIFKDTLESLKNYTKFVLCETESETKHIASLFPELEVRISNLPNGFILPDEKLAVFTYMDIFGRKRKKREYHPFKDKGVAIQDLESLHKGEFIVHIDYGIGVYQGITKLKFDTIETDCLFITYKNGDLYVPIDKFNCIERWVGDTAVSPDLTDLGSKSWEQRKNRAKKAIHELTTELIALYAERKISKGHKFAPDNLWQSELESGFPYEETPDQLKAIVSIKQDMESELTMDRLVCGEVGYGKTELALRAAFKAIMDNKQVAILCPTTILVEQHYRTFKTRMSPFPVNIAQISRFQTPKQQKKAVADIHSGNVDILIGTHKLLGKTIHFKDLGLLIIDEEHRFGVSQKEKLKKLKKNVDILSLTATPIPRTLYMALTNIKNLSRLETAPVGRQPIITRVASFDRALIKNAIESEISRGGQVYFVHNRISSIYSIANFIQKLSPDFKIGIAHSEIPAKELELIMLRFFEKDINILVSTAIIGSGIDIPSTNTIIINRADRFGLADLHQLRGRVGRSQEHAYCWLLVPENITPDAKRRLQAISTYSELGAGFKLALQDLEFRGAGNLLGREQHGHIYSIGYKLYEKLLEEEINNIHSKNQPDKPMPLKKLEPEIRMNVNCFIPEDYAPYNQKFLLYKKISNIISFEEITGFEKELVDRFGPIPGEVKNLLECTHIKLLAIEKGISNITSKKSTQQPGKREITLKFLTSPSQKFLSNNYVKEVKSIDNAMEVSLAGVRDLKQLITLLSSN from the coding sequence ATGTCTGCTCTTACCGATATTACAAATATAGTCCTAAAATCTCCTGCATTTATACACGCTGCCACCCAAGCTACCGTTTCCGGATTACAGGGCGGACTGAAATCGCTCTTTATCTCTTACCTAGCATCCCGACATAATGCCGTCGCCGTTATTACCCATTCACCCGATGAACTAACTGAAGATATCTTATGCTGGTGCAAAAACAACCCGAAATTTAATGCCTTAAAAATATACAATCTGTCGGACGAGTTTGCATTACAATCGGCTATCCCTGCCCTGCTTGATACTCCTCCAATGTCCATCTTTGTTACTGCACCACGCAACGACTTGCCCTCACCGGATACTCTCAGACAATCTCTTATAAACTGCGATCTTGATAAATTCCCCGATATCAATGGAAAATCTCTAAGTATGATGGAGTTCTCAAATAAGTTAGCGGAGTTCGGGTTTACTTTCGTAGATACCGTAAACAATCCTACGGAATTCGTTAAAAGAGGCGGGATTATTGACCTCTGGCCCGGCGGAACGATATACCCCGTGAGGCTTGAGTTCACAGGCGACGCCATAACAAGTATCCGCGAATTTGACCCGCTCAGACAGGTTTCCATATCCAAACTGCAAAAACTTATTATCTCCCCACTAAATATTTCAGACGGGAATAATGAAAGTCCGCAAACAGATGAAAGAGCGAACTGCAACGGGCGACTCAACGAGTCTCCCCTACAAAGAGAAAAAGAGGAATGGTCACGACCATTCCCTACGGATGAGGACGGGAAGCAAATAAACAAAAGGGCGAACAGCAAGCCCCTACGAAAGGAAAAGGAATGCGCCACAACACGAGAAGATAAAACAAAAGCCTCTTCCGGGAATATTATGCAGTATTTCAAAAGTCCCGATATTCTCATTGTTTTTGACGGGATTTCCGATAATAAAGAACCCGTACCTAACAAGACCGTTTATATAGGAGACGGGATTTCCGTTGGAAGCCTATCAACTTATAACGGAAACTTTGATATATTTAAGGATACTCTCGAATCACTAAAAAATTACACCAAATTTGTCCTGTGTGAAACCGAATCCGAAACCAAACACATAGCTTCGCTTTTCCCCGAACTTGAAGTCAGGATTTCAAACCTTCCTAACGGCTTTATTCTCCCGGATGAAAAACTTGCAGTATTCACTTATATGGATATTTTCGGCAGGAAAAGAAAAAAACGGGAATACCATCCTTTCAAAGATAAAGGCGTTGCAATACAGGATTTAGAATCCCTGCATAAGGGAGAGTTCATCGTCCATATAGACTACGGAATCGGCGTGTACCAGGGAATTACAAAACTAAAATTCGATACGATAGAAACCGACTGCCTTTTTATAACTTATAAAAACGGCGACCTGTACGTTCCCATAGACAAATTCAATTGCATAGAACGCTGGGTAGGCGACACTGCCGTTTCTCCTGACCTTACCGATTTAGGTTCAAAGAGCTGGGAGCAGCGCAAAAACCGGGCTAAAAAGGCAATCCACGAACTGACAACCGAACTTATCGCGTTATACGCAGAAAGAAAAATTTCAAAAGGACATAAATTCGCCCCGGATAACCTCTGGCAGAGCGAACTCGAATCAGGCTTTCCTTACGAAGAAACGCCGGACCAGTTAAAAGCAATCGTCTCTATCAAACAGGATATGGAATCCGAGTTAACAATGGACAGACTTGTATGCGGGGAAGTCGGCTACGGCAAAACCGAACTCGCGCTTCGCGCGGCATTCAAAGCAATTATGGATAACAAGCAGGTGGCAATACTGTGCCCGACAACCATACTTGTTGAACAGCATTATCGAACATTCAAAACAAGAATGTCCCCGTTTCCGGTAAATATTGCCCAGATTTCCCGTTTCCAGACTCCAAAACAACAGAAAAAAGCCGTTGCAGACATACATTCGGGCAATGTTGACATTCTAATAGGAACTCATAAGTTACTCGGAAAAACCATACATTTTAAGGATTTAGGATTGTTAATAATAGACGAGGAACACAGGTTTGGAGTCTCCCAAAAAGAAAAATTAAAAAAACTAAAAAAGAACGTTGATATTCTGTCTTTGACCGCTACGCCTATTCCTCGGACCCTTTATATGGCTCTGACGAATATAAAAAACTTATCCCGTCTCGAAACCGCTCCTGTCGGAAGACAACCTATTATAACCCGAGTCGCTTCGTTTGACAGAGCGCTTATCAAAAACGCCATAGAATCCGAAATCTCAAGAGGCGGACAGGTCTATTTTGTGCATAATCGTATCAGTTCTATATACAGCATTGCAAATTTTATACAAAAATTGTCTCCGGATTTCAAAATCGGTATCGCTCACTCCGAAATACCGGCAAAAGAGCTGGAACTTATTATGTTAAGATTTTTTGAAAAAGACATTAACATACTTGTCTCTACTGCAATAATTGGTTCCGGTATTGACATCCCGTCCACAAACACCATAATAATAAACAGGGCGGACAGATTCGGTCTGGCAGATTTGCACCAGTTGAGAGGGAGAGTTGGACGTTCGCAAGAACACGCATACTGCTGGTTACTCGTTCCCGAAAATATAACTCCCGATGCAAAAAGAAGGCTGCAAGCCATTTCAACTTATTCGGAACTTGGAGCAGGGTTTAAACTTGCCCTGCAAGACCTTGAATTCAGGGGAGCCGGAAACTTACTCGGCAGGGAACAGCACGGGCATATCTATTCTATCGGATACAAACTTTATGAAAAATTACTTGAAGAAGAAATAAATAATATCCATTCCAAAAATCAACCCGATAAACCAATGCCTTTGAAAAAACTGGAACCGGAAATCCGTATGAACGTGAACTGCTTTATCCCAGAAGATTATGCTCCTTATAACCAGAAATTCTTGCTATATAAGAAAATCTCAAATATAATTTCGTTTGAAGAAATCACCGGTTTTGAAAAAGAACTGGTTGATAGGTTTGGGCCTATTCCGGGCGAAGTAAAGAATTTATTGGAGTGTACTCACATAAAACTTCTTGCCATAGAAAAGGGAATTTCAAATATCACAAGCAAAAAATCTACCCAACAACCGGGCAAAAGAGAAATAACACTAAAGTTTTTGACTTCGCCGTCCCAAAAATTTCTATCCAATAATTATGTCAAGGAAGTTAAATCTATTGATAATGCTATGGAAGTTTCTCTTGCAGGGGTAAGAGATTTAAAACAGTTAATAACGTTGCTTTCTTCTAACTGA
- the rpmG gene encoding 50S ribosomal protein L33, giving the protein MRIILSLECEECKRRNYTTTKNKQKHPDKALFKKFCPWCNKHTNHKETKA; this is encoded by the coding sequence ATGAGAATAATCTTATCTCTGGAATGTGAAGAGTGTAAACGTAGAAACTACACCACTACAAAAAACAAGCAGAAACACCCGGATAAAGCTCTGTTCAAAAAATTCTGCCCCTGGTGCAACAAACACACTAATCACAAAGAAACAAAAGCATAG
- a CDS encoding tetratricopeptide repeat protein codes for MKFRFLFCLVFLCGCAYYNTFYNAKDCYKQAMVSTPPNQGLLDKSIQKSEKLISSYPNSKWVPEALLLIGKCFMEKGDYDPAIRKFKELIEYYPKNKLVDDGRIELARAYLKKGDYIEAKNVIKKVKKERMEEINILMVETYFMAQAYDTTIKVAKDNLPHIRNSILKSKTYTLIANSYDSLGKYKSAIKYYDKAFKLEPKNLPVVLAIANAFLKLNNPEHALDRLTHYSEVMTAAEQDTLNLVIAKSYRAKKDFTKAIETLDKIKTSPQATYDMGVIYEEDIQNLEKAKEYYEQTRNSGSSEISNEALIRAVRIDKLLEYQKLISKNSAKADSLYKQKTDTLKIKMPKDSLSQQSSDTLKTGTAKDTLLQKISPKKDSLIVNVNSPRPGLPRHKSPPKDSLSKHSLDTLEIVTAKDSLSKESIDTLKIRTPKDTLSRQSIDTLKIKTSKDSLSRQVPGDRRRTMDRDGLFGHMPQKDSLSIPNIGIPGMGDSLLMQDAGIRKRETAEDTLLTKTIPDSSKDTLKPEDLGKAQFLLAELFLFEFKKIDDAIKEYEKVITDYPESEYAPKAAYSIGWVLESEKKDTTGAISAYQKIEEKLKKNKHSPKYIELAKKAISRLKNENSKE; via the coding sequence ATGAAATTTAGGTTTTTGTTCTGTCTGGTATTTCTTTGTGGCTGCGCATACTATAATACTTTTTATAACGCAAAAGATTGTTATAAGCAGGCAATGGTTTCCACGCCTCCAAATCAAGGGTTGCTCGACAAATCAATTCAGAAATCTGAAAAATTAATCTCTTCTTATCCCAATTCCAAATGGGTTCCTGAAGCGTTGCTCCTTATAGGAAAATGTTTTATGGAAAAAGGAGATTACGACCCGGCTATCCGTAAATTCAAAGAGCTGATAGAATATTATCCCAAAAACAAATTAGTAGACGACGGGCGAATTGAATTGGCACGCGCTTATCTAAAAAAAGGTGATTATATTGAAGCGAAAAATGTAATTAAAAAAGTAAAAAAAGAAAGAATGGAAGAAATAAACATACTTATGGTAGAAACTTATTTTATGGCTCAAGCCTACGATACTACTATAAAAGTTGCAAAAGATAATTTGCCCCATATTCGAAATTCAATTTTAAAATCCAAAACTTATACATTAATAGCGAACTCTTACGATTCTCTTGGTAAATATAAATCCGCCATAAAATATTATGATAAAGCATTTAAGCTGGAGCCAAAAAATTTGCCTGTTGTTCTTGCCATTGCGAATGCTTTTCTCAAGTTAAATAACCCCGAACATGCGCTGGACAGACTTACACACTATAGCGAAGTAATGACGGCAGCCGAACAAGATACGCTAAATCTTGTGATAGCTAAAAGTTATAGAGCTAAAAAAGATTTTACTAAAGCAATCGAAACGCTGGACAAAATAAAAACATCTCCACAGGCAACTTATGATATGGGAGTCATATACGAAGAAGATATACAGAACCTCGAGAAAGCAAAAGAATATTACGAACAGACAAGAAATTCAGGGAGCAGCGAAATCTCCAATGAAGCACTTATTAGGGCAGTTAGGATAGATAAACTATTAGAATACCAAAAACTTATTTCCAAAAATTCTGCTAAAGCGGACAGCCTTTACAAACAAAAAACAGACACACTGAAAATAAAAATGCCCAAAGATAGTTTATCCCAACAAAGTTCTGATACTTTAAAAACCGGCACTGCTAAAGATACTCTATTGCAAAAAATAAGCCCGAAAAAAGATAGTCTGATAGTAAACGTTAACTCTCCTCGCCCGGGATTACCGAGACACAAGAGTCCCCCTAAAGATAGTTTATCAAAACATAGTCTTGACACCCTGGAAATAGTAACAGCTAAAGATAGTTTATCTAAAGAGAGCATAGATACCCTGAAAATAAGAACACCTAAAGACACATTATCTCGGCAGAGCATAGATACCCTAAAAATAAAAACGTCTAAAGATAGTTTGTCAAGGCAAGTCCCCGGCGATAGAAGGAGAACAATGGACAGGGATGGCCTTTTTGGACACATGCCACAAAAAGACAGCTTATCCATTCCAAACATAGGCATTCCAGGAATGGGAGATAGTCTCTTAATGCAAGATGCGGGCATCAGAAAAAGGGAAACAGCAGAAGATACTTTGTTAACAAAAACCATACCGGATAGTTCTAAAGATACCCTTAAACCTGAAGATCTGGGGAAAGCACAATTTCTTCTCGCAGAACTGTTTCTGTTTGAATTCAAAAAAATAGATGATGCCATTAAGGAATATGAAAAAGTAATTACTGATTACCCTGAAAGTGAATACGCTCCTAAAGCCGCTTACTCCATAGGATGGGTACTGGAAAGTGAAAAAAAAGATACAACCGGAGCAATCTCCGCTTACCAAAAAATAGAGGAAAAACTTAAAAAAAATAAACATTCTCCTAAATATATAGAATTAGCTAAAAAGGCAATCTCAAGATTAAAAAATGAAAATTCTAAAGAATGA
- a CDS encoding dihydroorotate dehydrogenase electron transfer subunit yields MKILKNEKIRGNVFLLIVEDKKIASVAKPGQFVQVKLNAPSPFILRRPFSIHCVEESTFHILYKVVGEGTKVLSTYNPDNEIDILGPLGNGFELNKDDTSNYYKNVLLVAGGIGIAPLYFVAKKIKESGGTVNTLIGAANKSEILCKENFEKLGTVNTSTEDGSDGIKGLVTDLLRGAPKPEIMFACGPAPMLKAIQSYASTHFIPCQLSLEQYMACGIGICLGCAVPIKNGYKYVCKDGPVFWSDEVKL; encoded by the coding sequence ATGAAAATTCTAAAGAATGAGAAAATCCGAGGAAATGTTTTTCTCCTTATTGTTGAAGACAAAAAAATAGCAAGTGTTGCAAAACCGGGTCAGTTCGTGCAGGTAAAGCTTAATGCCCCTTCTCCTTTTATATTACGCAGACCCTTCAGCATTCACTGCGTAGAAGAATCTACATTCCATATACTTTATAAAGTCGTAGGTGAGGGGACGAAAGTCCTATCCACTTACAATCCCGACAATGAAATTGATATCCTTGGACCACTGGGAAATGGATTTGAGCTTAATAAAGACGACACCTCTAATTACTATAAAAACGTTTTACTCGTGGCAGGCGGAATCGGAATTGCCCCGCTCTATTTTGTGGCAAAAAAAATAAAAGAATCGGGCGGCACCGTAAACACTCTCATAGGAGCCGCAAACAAAAGCGAAATCTTATGCAAAGAAAATTTTGAAAAACTCGGCACGGTAAATACCAGCACTGAAGATGGCTCCGATGGCATAAAAGGACTTGTAACGGATTTACTGAGAGGCGCGCCTAAGCCGGAAATTATGTTTGCCTGCGGACCTGCGCCGATGCTTAAAGCAATTCAATCTTATGCAAGCACTCACTTTATCCCCTGTCAATTATCATTGGAACAATATATGGCTTGCGGAATCGGGATATGTCTCGGATGCGCAGTCCCGATAAAAAATGGATATAAATACGTATGTAAAGATGGCCCCGTATTCTGGTCTGATGAAGTAAAACTATGA
- a CDS encoding dihydroorotate dehydrogenase has product MDLSVNIAGIELKNPVILASGTCGLEQAKFTDFSRLGAIITKSVTLDSNIGNPPPRVAETHCGMLNSIGLENPGTEKFIANKLPLWLKYNTPVIISVAGKSQKEYIEVIEMFESTPVSGFEINVSCPNVEHGIEFCKDANNLGRLCSAIKKVTTKLVIIKLSPNVTDIQAIALSAENNGADAISLINTVHGLKVDLETKSAVLGKITGGLSGPCIKPVALSCVYKVSLVCKIPIIGMGGIMNAEDALEFIVTGASAIEIGTANFVNPNAGIEIINGMEKYCEKHKIPDIKSLIKSRKF; this is encoded by the coding sequence ATGGATTTATCCGTTAATATTGCAGGGATTGAGTTGAAAAATCCCGTTATACTCGCATCGGGAACTTGCGGATTAGAACAGGCGAAGTTCACTGATTTCAGCCGGCTCGGTGCCATAATTACAAAATCGGTTACGCTTGATTCAAATATTGGAAACCCGCCTCCCCGTGTAGCGGAAACACATTGCGGAATGCTGAACTCGATAGGACTTGAAAATCCGGGCACAGAAAAGTTTATTGCGAATAAACTTCCATTATGGTTAAAGTACAATACTCCCGTAATTATTAGCGTTGCGGGGAAATCCCAGAAAGAATACATAGAAGTAATAGAAATGTTTGAATCCACTCCCGTTTCCGGATTTGAAATTAATGTCTCCTGTCCCAACGTAGAACATGGGATTGAATTTTGCAAAGACGCAAATAATCTTGGCAGGTTGTGTTCGGCAATAAAAAAAGTAACTACAAAACTGGTCATAATAAAACTTTCGCCTAACGTAACGGATATCCAGGCAATCGCCCTTTCCGCAGAAAACAACGGCGCAGATGCTATATCCCTGATAAACACAGTACACGGATTAAAAGTTGACCTTGAAACAAAAAGCGCAGTACTCGGAAAAATAACCGGTGGGTTATCGGGACCGTGTATTAAGCCTGTTGCCCTTTCCTGTGTTTACAAGGTAAGTCTGGTCTGCAAAATTCCGATTATAGGGATGGGTGGAATAATGAATGCGGAGGATGCACTGGAATTTATAGTAACGGGCGCAAGCGCAATTGAAATCGGAACTGCCAATTTCGTCAACCCAAACGCAGGCATAGAAATAATAAACGGGATGGAAAAATACTGCGAAAAACATAAAATCCCGGACATAAAATCCCTCATCAAAAGCAGGAAGTTTTAG
- a CDS encoding LemA family protein: MKKFSTIGIVFGVILLFVLMVAMTFANYYNRFVSQGEAISAAWAQVENQLKRRNDLIPNLVNTVKGYMEHERGVFENIAEARAKLAGANTVPDKMKAYQGVEGALSRLLAIAENYPVLKANENFNKLMDELSGTENRIAVERMRYNELVKIYNVSIKRFPGSFFASVFHKEVAAYFEVPEAEQAVPEVKF, from the coding sequence ATGAAAAAATTTTCAACTATTGGAATAGTTTTTGGAGTAATTCTGTTGTTTGTTTTAATGGTAGCAATGACTTTTGCAAACTACTACAATCGTTTTGTCTCGCAGGGAGAAGCGATAAGCGCTGCATGGGCGCAGGTAGAAAATCAACTTAAACGAAGAAACGACCTTATCCCGAATCTTGTAAACACGGTCAAAGGCTATATGGAGCACGAACGCGGAGTTTTTGAAAACATTGCGGAAGCAAGAGCAAAACTCGCAGGAGCAAATACCGTTCCCGACAAAATGAAAGCTTACCAGGGGGTAGAAGGCGCATTGTCAAGGTTATTGGCAATTGCCGAGAATTATCCCGTTCTTAAAGCGAATGAGAATTTTAATAAACTAATGGACGAGCTTTCAGGAACTGAAAATCGCATTGCTGTGGAAAGAATGCGCTATAACGAACTTGTGAAAATATATAACGTAAGCATAAAGAGATTCCCGGGTAGTTTCTTTGCTTCGGTGTTCCATAAAGAAGTGGCAGCATATTTCGAAGTCCCGGAAGCAGAACAAGCTGTGCCCGAAGTAAAGTTCTAA
- a CDS encoding outer membrane lipoprotein carrier protein LolA — MNIIFGIIFILLSPKDLPERIDKSGNNQIDKVISNYQNIESVYGRMTRYYSVNDIKERSTGKFYLRKPGKLYIKYFKPEQTIILNNSVLWIYSPGKKQAVKTSYSELPNMDKKLSGIDILLSFNFITELKKSFDITRQDSTHLIATPKDNNNISKVIFEIDPQKNVILNEKTFDYTDKLIYDTDYKDWELVEGMWFPQDIVSEFHIDGKEIKEKVRFSEIFINYEIADKQFKFVAPKGLTIIN, encoded by the coding sequence ATGAACATTATATTTGGAATAATCTTTATTCTGCTATCACCCAAGGACTTGCCTGAACGCATTGACAAATCAGGCAACAACCAAATTGACAAAGTAATAAGTAATTATCAGAACATTGAAAGTGTATATGGCAGGATGACAAGATATTACAGTGTAAACGATATTAAAGAACGCTCCACGGGAAAATTCTATTTACGAAAACCGGGCAAACTATACATAAAATACTTTAAGCCGGAACAAACAATAATCTTAAATAATTCCGTATTATGGATTTATTCCCCGGGCAAAAAACAAGCAGTAAAAACGAGTTATTCCGAATTACCGAATATGGATAAAAAATTATCGGGCATAGACATATTACTCAGTTTTAATTTCATAACGGAACTCAAAAAGTCTTTTGACATTACCCGTCAGGACTCCACGCATTTAATCGCAACGCCGAAAGATAACAACAATATAAGTAAAGTTATTTTTGAAATTGACCCGCAAAAAAATGTTATTCTAAACGAAAAAACCTTTGACTATACGGATAAATTAATATATGATACCGATTATAAAGACTGGGAACTTGTGGAAGGGATGTGGTTTCCACAGGATATCGTATCCGAATTTCACATAGACGGGAAAGAGATTAAAGAGAAAGTCAGGTTTAGTGAAATATTTATCAACTATGAAATCGCCGATAAACAATTTAAGTTCGTTGCTCCAAAAGGATTAACAATAATAAACTAA
- a CDS encoding 3-isopropylmalate dehydratase large subunit produces MTLAEKILARAGGKKIVTPGEIVTAKVDVAMSHENADVVLKAFREIGLNKVWAPEKIVILFDHRIPAESERTAATHKRVREFVAEQGITHFYDMRLGICHQVLPEKGHSMPGQLLVGTDSHTTTHGAFGTFAAGIGGTEMAGVWATGEIWLRVPETIKIVVSGKFKKNVSAKDLILYIIGELGCDGADYKSVEFCGPTMDDMSIASRMVLSNLSMEMGAKVAFCPVDKKTIEYVSSRNTNKIEIIKPDDDASYEKVLEFDVSDLEPQVACPHAVDNVKPVKEVKGLKIHQALLGSCTNGRLEDLASAAKILENKKVAESVRMLVIPASREIYLEAMKAGYLETFIKAGALILNPGCGPCLGGHQGLLAAGEVCISTTNRNFQARMGSAESFVYLASPATVAASAITGEITEAHE; encoded by the coding sequence ATGACTTTAGCAGAAAAAATTCTTGCAAGAGCGGGCGGCAAAAAAATAGTTACCCCGGGAGAGATTGTTACCGCCAAAGTAGACGTCGCAATGTCCCATGAAAATGCCGATGTTGTCCTTAAAGCATTCCGAGAAATAGGATTGAACAAAGTCTGGGCGCCTGAAAAAATTGTAATTCTTTTTGACCATCGCATCCCTGCAGAATCGGAAAGAACCGCGGCTACCCATAAAAGAGTCCGTGAATTCGTCGCCGAACAGGGAATAACCCACTTCTATGATATGAGATTGGGAATCTGCCATCAAGTGCTCCCCGAAAAAGGACATTCAATGCCGGGACAATTGCTTGTGGGAACGGATTCCCATACCACGACTCACGGCGCATTCGGAACATTCGCCGCGGGAATTGGCGGGACCGAAATGGCAGGTGTATGGGCAACGGGAGAAATATGGTTACGAGTCCCGGAAACAATAAAAATCGTCGTATCAGGAAAATTCAAAAAAAACGTTTCCGCTAAAGACCTTATATTATACATAATCGGGGAACTCGGGTGCGACGGCGCAGACTATAAGAGCGTAGAATTTTGCGGTCCGACAATGGACGATATGAGCATTGCAAGCAGAATGGTATTAAGCAATTTGTCAATGGAAATGGGTGCAAAAGTAGCTTTCTGTCCCGTAGATAAAAAAACAATCGAGTACGTAAGTTCACGTAATACAAATAAGATAGAAATAATTAAACCTGATGACGATGCAAGTTATGAAAAAGTTCTTGAATTTGACGTGTCAGACCTTGAACCGCAGGTTGCCTGTCCTCACGCAGTTGATAACGTCAAACCCGTAAAAGAAGTAAAAGGATTAAAGATTCACCAGGCGTTGTTAGGTTCCTGCACGAATGGCAGGTTGGAAGATTTGGCATCGGCGGCAAAAATTTTAGAAAATAAAAAAGTAGCAGAAAGCGTGCGAATGCTTGTTATCCCGGCAAGCCGGGAAATTTATCTTGAAGCGATGAAAGCGGGTTACCTGGAAACATTTATAAAAGCAGGCGCGTTAATTCTTAACCCGGGTTGCGGTCCCTGTCTTGGCGGACACCAGGGGTTGTTGGCGGCAGGCGAAGTATGCATATCAACGACAAACCGTAATTTCCAGGCAAGAATGGGAAGTGCGGAATCGTTTGTCTATCTTGCATCTCCTGCAACAGTTGCAGCTTCTGCAATCACAGGAGAAATCACAGAAGCACACGAGTAA